Proteins co-encoded in one Amaranthus tricolor cultivar Red isolate AtriRed21 chromosome 7, ASM2621246v1, whole genome shotgun sequence genomic window:
- the LOC130818445 gene encoding histone-lysine N-methyltransferase SUVR4-like, whose protein sequence is MKNPKVDKACYAMKALGISTWRVKPVLNKLLKLYAKHWEFIEADNYRVLVEAIIDNKKEKDDERAGVKRKEPMRDNVSEPLKKKLHKVPEEDEASSTIGSGEISVIRKPDDIAPLHCSRGTCSAMQKGKGHLSSAMLSTTKRITSRIGSNSPCTKFPIDESASLLIPYRGSTSKLHAVLPDLVEGSSMRLVSAKSSQCMDHENTVESALACSSENKFDIVSLPSGNVKLCCIFPLRNVNSHSPDMATVLKLVEEEFLRSCKIVGPPFSLKSLLEDICMRSYELSNDCTNQSSISTSSEVISREQSVAIKSVETSEVHENDMKRQAQVYIDDITKGEENVKISLLDQHCSQQLPTFFYISRNIIYQKAIVNISLARISDEDCCPGCSGDCLSSQVPCACARVTNGEFAYTNDGLLKSDFLRACCSQNQFIYCQDCPIERAKNKRKPAKCSGHSVKKFIKECWSKCGCSMQCGNRVVQRGITRSLQVFRTTEGKGWGLRTLEDLPRGAFLFEYVGEVVTNTELDERNKRSRGDERHTYPVQLDADWGSERILNDDFALCLDATTYGNVARFINHKCWEANLIEIPVEVETADHHYYHLAFFTKVDVKAYEELTWDYGIDFEDEHHPIKAFQCLCGSVLCRDNTQKDHATSFSIPSSIRIYAKRSRLKVECCNGFLVMEIALVLSHLIAYVVDKGIEFLLLERHEIKDDPKH, encoded by the exons ATGAAGAATCCAAAAGTTGATAAGGCTTGTTATGCAATGAAGGCCTTAGGTATTTCCACTTGGAGAGTGAAACCCGTACTCAACAAACTTCTTAAGTTGTACGCAAAGCATTGGGAATTCATCGAAGCTGACAATTATCGAGTTCTTGTAGAAGCTATAATCGacaacaaaaaagaaaaggatGACGAG AGGGCGGGAGTTAAGAGGAAGGAGCCAATGCGTGATAATGTGTCCGAACCTCTAAAGAAAAAGTTGCATAAGGTTCCGGAAGAGGATGAGGCATCATCCACAATTGGTAGTGGTGAAATATCAGTGATTCGTAAACCAGATGACATTGCTCCGCTTCATTGCTCTCGTGGAACTTGCTCTGCCATGCAGAAAGGGAAAGGTCATCTTTCATCCGCTATGCTATCTACTACCAAGAGAATCACATCTCGAATAGGTTCAAATTCGCCATGCACTAAATTCCCCATAGATGAATCCGCTTCACTTCTAATTCCGTATAGAGGAAGTACCTCAAAGCTTCATGCAG TGCTGCCAGATTTAGTTGAGGGCTCTTCAATGAGACTAGTATCCGCAAAGTCATCTCAATGTATGGACCATGAAAATACTGTAGAAAGCGCTTTAGCGTGCAGTAGTGAAAACAAATTTGACATTGTTTCACTGCCCTCAGGAAACGTGAAACTCTGTTGTATCTTTCCACTTCGAAATGTGAATTCTCATTCACCAGATATGGCTACAGTTCTGAAATTAGTAGAAGAGGAGTTTCTACGATCATGTAAGATCGTTGGGCCCCCTTTTTCGTTGAAATCTTTACTGGAAGACATTTGTATGCGATCTTATGAATTATCCAATGACTGTACAAACCAATCTTCAATTAGTACATCATCTGAAGTGATTAGTCGAGAACAATCCGTGGCCATAAAAAGTGTTGAAACCTCAGAAGTTCACGAAAATGATATGAAGCGACAGGCTCAAGTTTATATTGATGATATTACTAAAGGTGAAGAAAATGTGAAGATTTCATTATTAGATCAGCATTGCAGCCAGCAACTTCCTACATTCTTCTACATATCAAGAAATATAATTTATCAAAAGGCAATCGTAAATATCTCATTGGCTCGGATTTCTGATGAGGATTGTTGTCCTGGTTGTTCAGGAGATTGTCTGTCATCACAAGTACCATGTGCATGTGCACGCGTAACTAATGGTGAATTTGCGTACACGAATGATGGGCTTTTGAAGTCAGACTTTTTAAGAGCTTGCTGCTCTCAGAATCAGTTTATTTATTGCCAAGATTGCCCAATTGAGAGGGCTAAGAATAAGAGAAAGCCTGCAAAATGCTCAGGTCATTCTGTAAAGAAATTTATCAAGGAATGTTGGAGTAAATGTGGCTGTAGTATGCAATGTGGTAATCGTGTTGTCCAAAGAGGGATTACACGCAGCTTGCAG GTTTTCAGGACGACTGAAGGGAAAGGATGGGGCTTACGGACCCTGGAAGACTTGCCTAGGGGGGCCTTTTTATTCGAGTATGTTGGCGAGGTTGTAACGAACACCGAATTAGATGAGAGGAATAAACGAAGTAGGGGCGACGAGAGGCATACGTATCCAGTTCAGCTAGATGCAGACTGGGGTTCAGAAAGAATTTTGAATGATGATTTTGCACTCTGTTTGGATGCTACAACATATGGAAATGTTGCCCGTTTTATCAATCACAA ATGTTGGGAAGCCAATTTGATAGAGATTCCAGTTGAAGTGGAGACTGCAGATCACCATTATTATCAT CTTGCTTTTTTTACAAAAGTAGACGTGAAAGCATATGAAGAGCTAACCTGG GATTATGGGATTGACTTTGAAGATGAACATCACCCCATCAAGGCATTTCAATGTCTTTGTGGAAGTGTATTATGCCGAGACAATACTCAAAAAG ATCATGCAACCTCATTTAGCATTCctagttccatacgtatatatgCAAAACGATCTAGACTTAAAG TTGAATGTTGTAATGGATTCTTAGTTATGGAAATTGCACTAGTGTTATCACACTtgattg CTTATGTCGTTGACAAAGGCATTGAATTCTTGCTTTTGGAACGCCATGAAATCAAAGATGATCCCAAGCATTGA